GGCGGTGATGTAGTTGCGGACCTGCACGTTCCCTTCATGGCAGGCGTATTCGAAGAACGCGTAGGAATCGTCGCGCGTCCAGTCGAAGCGGACGGTCCACGGCGCGGTGAACACCTGCGCGTCGGAGTAGGTCATCTCGTAAGTGATCGTGTTCTCGCCGGTCATGGTCAGGCGCTCGACCACTTTGGCCTGATCGCTGGTCGGGATCGTGTTCCACGGCGGCACCCCGCGGGTTGCCATGTTCAGCGGCGAGCCGTTACGGGCAAACATATCGCGCGTGGCGCTGTCACCGGACTTGAGGTTGGTGGTCTCGATGACCAGCGTGTTGCCTTCCCAGTGGCCAACGCTGTTGCCCAGGTAAGCCTCGACGTTTTCGGGCCAGTGATCGGCGCTGCGCATCGGAATGATGCGGGTTCCGAGCATCTCCAGCGCGATCGTAACGTAGCCCGGCGCCTGGTAGATGCGGATGCCGTTGTTGTAGCGGAACGGCAGCATCGAGGCGGGGAAGCCACGGCTGATGCAGCGATCCCACGAATCGAAGTCCGTGACCCAGTCGAAGCTGGTGTTGGGTGTCCAGCTTGAGCGACCCGCGCGATGCAGCGCTTCGGCTTGGGGGGTCATGGCCGGAAGCTTGCCGTCGACCGGATCGATCACCATCGAAGTGCGGCGGGCGCCGGCGAGGTATTCGATCCAGTGCCCGGTACCGATGGTCTCTTCTTTCTCTTCCTTGGCGTAGCGGGTTTCGAGCTCGGTCGCGCGAGCCTGCTCGGCGGCGAGTTCCTCGTCGGTCTTGAAGAAGCGGTTGCCGTACTGATCCGGGCGGTTGACTGGCAGCTCGGCCACGTCGTTGATCGGCCAGGTGCCGCGGAAGTCGGGGTCGCCCCACGAGGTCTTCTTTGGCTGGAAGTCGGTCGATACCGGCGGCATCACGGTCAGGTCCGCGCCAGCTTGCTGGGCGAACGTCGTGGCCGGCACGACGAGGCTGGCGGCAAGCGCAGCAGCAGCGCCGGCAAGGCGGAAGTTGAGAGCGAGCTTGTTCATGGCGATCCCCTGGTGTTCTCAAAGGCGCTCCGGCGCGGGGCCGGGCGAAAGACGCGGGGCTATAACCGCCGTGCCCAAGGGTGATAAGTCGCGAATTGTCGCACGGGCGCAAGCTCGACTGGGACCGATGGACTTTCGCCATCCTTGGTGCCATCGGCGGCGCCAAGCCAAGGAAGACTCTCCCCGAATGCAAGACAGCCTGATCCTCGAGATCGCCGACTTCGAGCACATGGTCCACACCGGGATCTACTCCGAAGAGACCGGCAAGCCGCAACCGCTGCGCCTTGCCGTGCAAGTGCGCATGAAGCCGATCGCGCACTACGATCCCGACACCTCGCTCGACGCGAGCAAGAACTACATGGACCTGAAGTTCGCTTGTTCCGAAGCGCTCGACGGCGGGACACACTTCAAGCTGATCGAAGCGGTCGCCGACCATGTGTGCGAGACGCTGTTCCTGCAGGACAAGCGGGTCGAGGCGGTGACGGTGAAGATCGTCAAGCTGGCGCTGAGCGAGGCTGACGAGAAGATCGGCATCACGCTGCATCGCGAGCGGCGTTGATGACCACACGGTTCGTTAGCGCGGCCGATCTTCCAGAAGATCCGCTCAACGCTGCAGCGGACTTCCACACGAGAATCCTGCCCGAGCTCCGCGAAAACTGGGACCGGATCGAGGAGATCATTGTGTCTTTCGATGCTGCCGGTCACGAGCACCACGCATGGCGGTTGGCGGCTATTCAGCAATTGGCGCGGGAAGCAGCGCCCTGCCGGGTCAATGGTGTCGTTGTGTCACCTGACCACCTGGCTGCCGCAGCCGAGGCGATCAACTATCTCAGCACGGCTCCCGGTATCACAGGCCAAATCCTCACCGTGGATGGCAAATCCGGCGAAAACGACTAGATACGATCTAGATGAGTTGCTCTGCCCCTCTCGTTGACGCGTTCAATCGGCGCATCACCTATCTCCGCCTGTCGGTGACCGACCGGTGCGATTTGCGCTGCACCTATTGCATGCCGGAGCAGATGCAGTTCCTGCCGCGCAAGGAAGTGCTCAGCCTCGAAGAGCTGCACAAGCTCGCGCTGGCCTTCATTGACCGCGGTATCTCCAAGATCCGCCTGACCGGGGGCGAGCCGCTCGTCCGGCGCGACATGATCGAGCTGGTCCAGGCGCTTGGCCGCAAGCTCGGCGATGGACTGGAGGAGCTGACGCTCACCACCAACGGTACGCAGCTTGCTCAGCATGCCGATGACCTGGTGGCTGCCGGCATCCGTCGGATCAACGTCTCGCTCGACACGATGGACAATGGCCTGTTCCAGACACTGAGCCGCCGCGACCGGCTCGGCCAGGTGCTGCAGGGCATTGCCGCGGCCAAGGAGGCGGGGCTCAAGGTCAAGATTAACACCGTCGCGCTCAAGAACCTCAACGAGGCGGAGATTCCGTTCCTCGTCGAATGGGCCCACGCGCACGGGCATGACATGACCCTGATCGAGGTCATGCCTCTCGGCGAGGTCGAGGGCGAGCGTGTCGATCACTACCTGCCGTTGACCGTGGTTCAGGACGCGCTCGAAGCGCGCTGGACGCTGGTGCCGAGCGAATACCGTTCGGGCGGTCCGGCGCGTTATTTCGACGTGCCGGAGACGGGCGGCCGCCTCGGCCTGATCACGCCGCTGACCAACAACTTCTGCGCCGGCTGCAACCGCATCCGCGTGACGGCGACCGGGCAGCTCTACGCTTGCCTCGGCGGGGCGGAGCAGGTCGATTTGCGCGCCGCGCTGCGTTCCGAGGCGCCGGATGAGAACCTGGCCGCTGCGCTCGACGAGGCCATGCGGATCAAGCCCGAACGCCACCACTTCCGCATCGAACGCGGCCAGGAACCGGCACAGCCGCGTCATATGTCGCTCACCGGCGGCTGACGGTGTCCGTAAAGCTCGTCTTCCTGGGCAAGCTGGCCGATCTCGCGGGCGCGCCCGAGAAGCTCGTGCCGGGACCGCTCGACTGGGCGGGATTGCTCGCGGCGCTTCCCGGACCGTTGGGGGAGAACGCCCGGGGTGACAGGGTCAAGCTGGCCCTGAACGGCAAGATCCTGTCCGACAAGACGTTGCTCTCGGCCGCAGCTGGCGACGAGGTTGCGCTGCTCCCTCCCGTCAGCGGAGGTTGACATGGCGCGGGACGTTCGCCTGCTAGGTCACCCACTGGTGCCCGAGGCCGAACTCGCGGCCTTCTCGGCGGCTCATCCGGCGGCGGGCGGGATCACCAGCTTCGTCGGCAAAGTCCGCCCCGACAAGGGCGTGGAGGCGCTTGAACTCAGTCACTACGAACCGCTGACCCTGCCGGGCATGGAGTCGTTGGCAGATGAGGCTCTTGCCCGTTGGCCGCTCGACGGCTTGCTGCTGCTTCACCGCACTGGCGTGATGCAGGCGGGTGAGCCGATCGTTCTGGTCGCCGCTGCCGCTCGCCACCGCCGCGACGCTTTCGAAGCCGCGGACTTCGCCATGGACCACCTCAAGAGCAACGCTTGGTTCTGGAAGCGCGAAAAGCGCGCCGACGGTTGGCACTGGATCGAACCGCGACAACAGGACCATTCCGACCTGAAGCGCTGGGGTTAATCCCAGATCCTCCCCGAGCTTGCTCGGGGAGGGGGACCGCCGACGAAGTCGGTGGTGGAGGGGTGTTGTGTTCTCCCGCCTACCCCTCCGTCACGCGCCTGCGGCGCGCGCCACCTCCCCGAGCAAGCTCGGGGAGAATTAAGCGATTTGATCGCCATCAAAGCGCCTCTTGGCGATTCGGCGCATCCCTGTCCTCACAGACAGGAGTAAACCGATGGCCGAAAGACTGACCCGCGAAGTTGTCGCCGAGAAGGCGATCGTGCTCGACGAACCCGCACTGCGCCTGCCGACTTCGGTCGACCGCACGTTCGAGTTGCCGGCCGGTCTCTACGTCGCGACTGCAGGCGCCTATTTCGGCTTCCTGGGCGTGATGGCTCTCGGCTTTGGCAATCCTGGGCTGATCGTGCCGATGGCGATCTTCATCGTGTTCGTCGCGATGTTCTTCGCTGTGCCGGCGATGTGGATGAAGATGGGGCCGCTCAACCCGCAACAGCTGACCAGCTGGAGTCGCTTCCAACAGCGCGGGGTGATGACCCCGTATGGCCGCAGCACTGCAGGAGCAGCCACTGTGCAGGTCCTGATCCTGCCGGTTCTGATCCTGCTGTGGGGGCTTGCTGCGGTGATTATCGCCGCGGTGGTCCGTTAGAGCCTGCCCTGCTACCCCGCAGGGCAGGCTCTAGCCTTCCGCGCCTTCCGCAACCCAGCCCAGCCGCGCGGGGTCGAGCAATTCGATCCCGCGCGCACCCTTTCGCCGGATCACGCCGTCGCGCTCGAACTTGGTGAGCGCGCGGCTGACCGTTTCAATCGTCAGGCCGAGCATCCCGGCGATCTCGCCGCGAGTCAGCGGCAGTTCGAACTCGCGCGCCGCATGGCACGACGAATCGCTCGCCCCTTCGGCGATGCCCATCATCAGCCCTGCGACCTTGGAGGGCGCGCCGCGTCGGCCGCTGAGGGCGAGCAGTTCGCGACTCTGCAGCAGATCTTCCTGCGAGCGGCGCAGCAGCGCCTGGCTCAACTTGGGGTTGAGGTCGATCGCCCGGCCCATCTCGCTGCGCGGGAAAACGCACAGCTCGCTGTCGGTGAGGGCGACCACGTCGTGGTGAGCGAACGGGGCGAACAGTTCGCCGATGAAGCCCGAAGGGTGGACGATAGCGAGGATTCGCTCGGTGCCCTGCTCATCGACGCTCGTCACCTTGAGCGCGCCCCTGAGCAAGGTGGCGCAGGCGGAGTTCTCGTCGCCGGCCGCGAACAGCACCTCGCCGCGCTTGAGTTTACGCGAACGGCCCGAGCGGGCCAGCGTCTCGCGCTCGTGCTCGGTCAGGACTGAGCAGGCCGCCCGGTCCCTCACCGGGCAGGTGGAGCAACTGAGCCCCATCAGCGCAAGCTCCCCGACAATTCCTCGAGCACGGCGTTCTGCCGTTCGACCAGGGCCGTAACCCCTTCTCGCGCCGCGGCGATTCGGTCGATCTCGGTGCCTTCGACACCGGCATCGACGTAGAGGCGGTCGAGATCGGCGAGGGCGGTCACGGCTTTGGCCCGCTCTGCCTCGAGCCCGGCGACGGCGACTTGCGCGACTGACCAGTTTTCGCTGCCAACGTCCTGGCCGCTTGCCGCGCCGACGACCCGGCGCGCAGCCGGAGTCGCCGCGGTGAAGGCCTTGTCGGCGATGGCGGCTTCAGCTTCGAGTTGGTCCACGCGGCCGAGCACACCGGCAGGCGCTGCGGGCCGGATAACCGCGGGGGTGACCGGCGTCATCGTTCCTGTCGCCCGCTCTGCATCGCGGATTGCCAGGCTTGGATAGGCGCTGGACGCGCTGGCGCAGGCGGTCAGCAACAAGGCCAGGGCTGGCAGGGTCAGGGCAGTGGGGTTGAAACGCATCGGAACGGCCTTAGCTGTGCACTGAAGCGGATGCCAGCGTTGCGGAACCGAAAATGCTCTGGCGAAGCGTTGACAGGCACCGGCTGTTGGCCTAACGGCGGCGCACTTTCCGGTGCCCCACTGGGCGCCTTTTTTGTCGTTTACACGGGTTAATCCCGGGAAAACGGCAGTCGTAACGAACGGATTTGAAGACCATGTTCGCAGTAGTGCGCACGGGCGGCAAGCAGTATCGCGTCGCCCCCGGAGACAAGATCGCGGTCGAGAAGCTGGCTGGTGAAGCCGGTGACACGATCACGCTGGGTGACGTTCTGCTCGCCGGCGAAGGCAGCGACATCAAGGATGCCGCCAAGGTCAAGGTTTCGGCCGAGATCATCGCCCAGGCGAAGAGCGAGAAGGTCGTCGTCTTCAAGAAGCGTCGGCGGCACAACTACCGCCGTAAGGCCGGTCACCGCCAGCAGATGACCCTGCTGCGCATCGTGGCCGTGGGTGATTCGAAGGCGGAAGCGCCGAAGAAGGCCGCCGCTGTGAAGGTCGAGGCGCCGAAGGCTGAAGCCGCTCCGGTCGCTGTGAAGGAAACCAAGGCTGCGAAGCCGGCTCCGAAGAAGGAAGCCGCTGCCGAGAAGCCCGTCGCCGCCAAGAAGGCACCGGCCAAGAAGCCGGCTGCCAAGAAGGCCGACTAAGAGAAGTCCGAGGAGTAGTTCGAGATGGCACATAAAAAAGCAGGCGGCAGCTCGCGCAACGGTCGCGATTCGGCTGGTCGTCGCCTCGGCGTGAAGAAGTTCGGCGGCCAGGAAGTTGTCGGCGGCAACATCATCATCCGTCAGCGCGGCACCCGCGTCTATCCGGGCGTCAATGTCGGCCTTGGCAAGGATCACACCCTGTTTGCGCTTACCGCGGGCAAAGTGCGATTCCACGATGGCAAGCAGAGCCGCAAGTACGTGTCCGTGGACGCGATGGCAGAAGCAGCCGAATAATCGGATGACTCGCTAAAGGGGTCATCCTCAGGGATGGCCCGGCCGGATCACTCCGGCTCAAGAGGGAGACGGGCCAACCCGTCTCCCTTTTTGTTTTTCTCCCTCGCAATCACACTGTCACGCGCCCTTCCTAAGGCGCGCGGCAGAGTATGGGAGTACGTTGGATGTTCATTCGCACCGAGAGGCTGTTCCTGCGGCCTGGCTGGATAGAGGACGCGCCGGAACTGGCCCGCGCCATCGGCGACGAATCGATCGTGCGTAACCTTGCCCGCGTGCCGTGGCCCTATTGCATGGACCACGCCCGCCAGTGGCTGACCACGCCCAAGCCCGAAAAGCTGCCGAGCTTTCTCATCACAGTGCCCGAAGAAAACGGGCGGATCATCGGCGTCTGCGGCTTCCACGAAGAGCAGGGCGAGCCGGCCATCGGCTACTGGATCGCCCGCTCGCACCAGGGGCGTGGCTATGCCACCGAGGCGAACCAGGCGATTCTCAAGCTAGCCCAGGCGATCGGATACCGCCGCGTGCGGGCGGACCACTTTGCCGATAATCCGGCCTCGGGCCGGGTGCTGCGCAAGGTCGGCTTCGTTCCAACGGGGCGGACCAGCAAGCGCCCAAGCCTGGCGCGGGGAACGACCTCGCTTTCGGTCGAATACTCGGCCGAACTGGACGACGGTTGCTCTGCTCGAATGCCGGTAGCTGCATGATTCCTCCCCGAGCTTGCTCGGGGAGGGGGACCGCCGACGAAGTCGGTGGTGGAGGGGTGTTGCGTTGTGGCGCCTACCCCTCCGTCACGCACCTAAGGTGTGCGCCACCTCCCCGAGCAAGCTCGGGGAGGATCGGTTCATTCACCTGCCCCGCAAAATCTTCGACCACGGGTTGAGATCGGGCTCCCCGATCTTGCTCAGGTGATTGCGGTCGCGGTGCTGGAACAGCGTATCCTGGCCGCGCACCATCAGCATCGTATCCTGGACGTAGCTCCACGAGCCGTCGTCGTGAAAGTCGACCTCGATGCGATAGGAATCGGTTCGGAACGCCAGCTCAAGGAAGGTCGTCGAGCAGATCCCGTACTCGGTCTGCCCACGCTCAGCCGATAGCACCAGCTTGGTCGCGTTGGGCTCGGCATGGCCCGCGGCGATCGCGACCTGCCCGCGCGGTATAGCGATCGTCTGCAGGACCAGCCCCGTTGCAGGCTCCCACAACCAGTAGCCGACCTGGTCGTGAAAGGTGATGTCCTCTTCAGGCGTATTGATATGGACGTGGTAGCGCAGGCCGTAGAACAGCTGCGGCCCGTTGGCCTGGGGGTCGATCGGGATCATCTCGATCCGTTCGCGGAAATCGCGTTGCTCGGGGCCGTCGGCTTTCGGATTGACGTCGACACCGCGCAGGCCTTCCCAGGTGCCGGCCAGGC
Above is a genomic segment from Altererythrobacter sp. Root672 containing:
- a CDS encoding dihydroneopterin aldolase; translation: MQDSLILEIADFEHMVHTGIYSEETGKPQPLRLAVQVRMKPIAHYDPDTSLDASKNYMDLKFACSEALDGGTHFKLIEAVADHVCETLFLQDKRVEAVTVKIVKLALSEADEKIGITLHRERR
- a CDS encoding Rossmann fold domain-containing protein, with the translated sequence MTTRFVSAADLPEDPLNAAADFHTRILPELRENWDRIEEIIVSFDAAGHEHHAWRLAAIQQLAREAAPCRVNGVVVSPDHLAAAAEAINYLSTAPGITGQILTVDGKSGEND
- the moaA gene encoding GTP 3',8-cyclase MoaA; the encoded protein is MSCSAPLVDAFNRRITYLRLSVTDRCDLRCTYCMPEQMQFLPRKEVLSLEELHKLALAFIDRGISKIRLTGGEPLVRRDMIELVQALGRKLGDGLEELTLTTNGTQLAQHADDLVAAGIRRINVSLDTMDNGLFQTLSRRDRLGQVLQGIAAAKEAGLKVKINTVALKNLNEAEIPFLVEWAHAHGHDMTLIEVMPLGEVEGERVDHYLPLTVVQDALEARWTLVPSEYRSGGPARYFDVPETGGRLGLITPLTNNFCAGCNRIRVTATGQLYACLGGAEQVDLRAALRSEAPDENLAAALDEAMRIKPERHHFRIERGQEPAQPRHMSLTGG
- a CDS encoding MoaD/ThiS family protein — encoded protein: MSVKLVFLGKLADLAGAPEKLVPGPLDWAGLLAALPGPLGENARGDRVKLALNGKILSDKTLLSAAAGDEVALLPPVSGG
- a CDS encoding molybdenum cofactor biosynthesis protein MoaE; the encoded protein is MARDVRLLGHPLVPEAELAAFSAAHPAAGGITSFVGKVRPDKGVEALELSHYEPLTLPGMESLADEALARWPLDGLLLLHRTGVMQAGEPIVLVAAAARHRRDAFEAADFAMDHLKSNAWFWKREKRADGWHWIEPRQQDHSDLKRWG
- a CDS encoding Crp/Fnr family transcriptional regulator; its protein translation is MRDRAACSVLTEHERETLARSGRSRKLKRGEVLFAAGDENSACATLLRGALKVTSVDEQGTERILAIVHPSGFIGELFAPFAHHDVVALTDSELCVFPRSEMGRAIDLNPKLSQALLRRSQEDLLQSRELLALSGRRGAPSKVAGLMMGIAEGASDSSCHAAREFELPLTRGEIAGMLGLTIETVSRALTKFERDGVIRRKGARGIELLDPARLGWVAEGAEG
- the rplU gene encoding 50S ribosomal protein L21; its protein translation is MFAVVRTGGKQYRVAPGDKIAVEKLAGEAGDTITLGDVLLAGEGSDIKDAAKVKVSAEIIAQAKSEKVVVFKKRRRHNYRRKAGHRQQMTLLRIVAVGDSKAEAPKKAAAVKVEAPKAEAAPVAVKETKAAKPAPKKEAAAEKPVAAKKAPAKKPAAKKAD
- the rpmA gene encoding 50S ribosomal protein L27; translated protein: MAHKKAGGSSRNGRDSAGRRLGVKKFGGQEVVGGNIIIRQRGTRVYPGVNVGLGKDHTLFALTAGKVRFHDGKQSRKYVSVDAMAEAAE
- a CDS encoding GNAT family N-acetyltransferase, with the translated sequence MFIRTERLFLRPGWIEDAPELARAIGDESIVRNLARVPWPYCMDHARQWLTTPKPEKLPSFLITVPEENGRIIGVCGFHEEQGEPAIGYWIARSHQGRGYATEANQAILKLAQAIGYRRVRADHFADNPASGRVLRKVGFVPTGRTSKRPSLARGTTSLSVEYSAELDDGCSARMPVAA
- a CDS encoding FABP family protein; amino-acid sequence: MELPEDIFTEPEDVDPETLSNLGPLRRLAGTWEGLRGVDVNPKADGPEQRDFRERIEMIPIDPQANGPQLFYGLRYHVHINTPEEDITFHDQVGYWLWEPATGLVLQTIAIPRGQVAIAAGHAEPNATKLVLSAERGQTEYGICSTTFLELAFRTDSYRIEVDFHDDGSWSYVQDTMLMVRGQDTLFQHRDRNHLSKIGEPDLNPWSKILRGR